The Populus trichocarpa isolate Nisqually-1 chromosome 2, P.trichocarpa_v4.1, whole genome shotgun sequence genome has a window encoding:
- the LOC7481394 gene encoding uncharacterized protein LOC7481394: MAASTSPCPSMNEKKHWWLSNRKIVDKYIKDARNLIASEEQSEIASALKLLDAALALSPRLEVALELKARSLLYLRRFKEVADMLQDYIPSLKMANDDSGSISSSDSSSQQLSRERVKLLPSDNSDPSFKCFSVSDLKKKVMAGLCKNCDKEGQWRYLVLGQACCHLGLMEDAMVLLQTGKRLTTAAFRRQSISWSEDSFSLSNFPISSDISTSTAPPTPPRNLTESESVTQLLAHIKLLLRRRTAALAALDAGLYSEAIRHFTKILEGRRGAPQGFLAECYMHRAYAYKASGRIAESIADCNKTLALEPACIQALDTRASLLETIRCLPDCLHDLEHLKLLYNSILRDRKLPGPAWKRHKVRYREIPGKLCALTTKIQELKKRVASGETRNVDYYALIGLRRGCSRSELERAHLLLSLRHKPDKSINFVERCDFANDMDLESVKDRAKMSALLLYRLLQKGYSNVMSTIMDEEAAEKQRKKAAAIQTQQTTQNAKMESNPSAVEISGPNRINSNENKVASASSGSNTASVFQGVFCRDLAAVGNLLSQAGFNRPLAVKFEALSC; this comes from the exons atggCTGCTTCTACTTCTCCTTGTCCAAGTATGAATGAAAAGAAGCACTGGTGGCTAAGCAACCGGAAG ATTGTGGACAAGTACATTAAAGATGCAAGAAACCTGATTGCAAGCGAAGAACAGAGCGAGATTGCGTCGGCTCTTAAGCTTCTAGACGCGGCACTTGCACTCTCTCCTCGCCTAGAAGTAGCTCTTGAACTCAAAGCAAGATCTTTGCTCTATCTTAGGCGATTCAAGGAGGTGGCTGATATGCTTCAAGACTACATTCCTAGCCTTAAAATGGCTAACGACGATTCGGGATCTATTTCTTCTTCTGATAGTTCTTCTCAGCAGCTTTCAAGAGAGCGAGTTAAGCTGCTGCCTTCAGATAACTCTGATCCAAGTTTCAAGTGTTTCTCTGTCTCCGacttgaagaagaaagtgaTGGCCGGACTCTGTAAAAATTGCGATAAAGAAGGGCAATGGAG GTACCTGGTTTTAGGCCAAGCTTGCTGCCATCTAGGTCTAATGGAGGATGCCATGGTGCTTCTCCAGACCGGAAAACGCCTGACAACTGCTGCATTCCGCCGTCAAAGCATTTCCTGGTCAGAGGACAGCTTCTCTCTCTCAAACTTCCCAATCTCCAGCGATATATCCACATCGACAGCCCCACCTACCCCACCGAGAAATTTAACCGAATCTGAAAGCGTTACGCAACTCCTTGCCCACATTAAGCTACTGCTTCGCCGCCGAACAGCCGCGCTGGCGGCCCTGGATGCTGGCCTCTATTCCGAGGCCATCCGCCACTTCACTAAGATCTTGGAGGGCCGACGAGGGGCCCCACAGGGATTCCTTGCTGAATGCTATATGCATAGAGCTTATGCATACAAAGCATCAGGAAGAATTGCAGAGTCCATTGCTGATTGCAACAAGACTTTAGCTTTAGAACCCGCCTGCATTCAGGCGCTTGATACAAGAGCTTCTCTTCTGGAAACAATCCGGTGCTTGCCCGATTGTTTACATGATCTGGAGCACTTGAAACTACTGTATAATTCAATCTTGAGGGATAGGAAGCTACCAGGTCCTGCTTGGAAGCGGCACAAGGTTAGGTACAGAGAGATTCCTGGGAAACTTTGTGCATTGACTACCAAgattcaagaactgaagaagaGAGTTGCTTCTGGGGAGACTAGAAATGTTGATTATTATGCTTTGATTGGATTAAGGCGTGGGTGTTCGAGATCCGAATTAGAGAGAGCTCATCTGTTATTGAGTTTGAGGCACAAGCCTGATAAGTCTATAAATTTCGTTGAGAGGTGTGACTTTGCAAATGATATGGATCTTGAATCGGTAAAAGACAGAGCAAAAATGTCTGCTTTGTTGCTCTATAGATTGCTTCAAAAGGGTTATTCTAACGTCATGTCAACAATCATGGATGAAGAGGCTGCAgagaagcaaagaaagaaagcagcAGCCATTCAAACCCAACAGACAACTCAAAATGCCAAAATGGAATCGAACCCATCTGCAGTGGAGATTTCTGGTCCCAACAGGATCAATTCCAATGAAAATAAAGTGGCATCTGCATCTTCAGGGAGCAACACTGCATCTGTCTTTCAAGGGGTGTTTTGCCGCGACCTTGCTGCGGTTGGGAATTTGCTATCACAAGCTGGGTTTAACCGTCCACTTGCAGTGAAATTCGAAGCATTAAGCTGCTAA
- the LOC7460448 gene encoding BRCT domain-containing protein At4g02110, whose amino-acid sequence MLETDSHSKTFLGVRFVLFGFDPISETEVKSKLVNGGGVDAVQYSENCTHVIVDKIVYDDPVCVGARNDGKTVVRGLWVNHSFDIGMPVDATSIMYRPLRDLNGIPRAKNITMCLTGYQRQDRDDIMTMVGLMGAHFSKPLVANRVTHLICYKFEGEKYELANKMKKIKLVNHRWLEDCLRNWELLPEDNYSKSGYELEMLEAEAKDSEDEAEGTSVKQPSCENVNKSQNLKAGTSKSCEMPKTGEVLKVSHNLSEPEGLSRVPGHLDACGFKGASSNDPPDPKERTPISTRTSNDLEFVSRIVERPSHSDAKYNATISYTRRTPRRSPSSIYPGNSGNTRGSPKVLLGESVNKSSAKVLNPSVTNAVQGSEPTHLVDGPSRINNHSPLGNTGHSVHDMSSMNAVLNSHAKYSTAKSSKFSRNTVTEDNAFLANMVLETGENESANNKTPQPSSRDLRENNLVLRSDSGGFVVERYEQMVAEAGEPQNQQQDGGGPFSLKELEIDKSDMLSDLHVLRAGKDDFITKPVRKKMIAKKTLGSRSKLKSNESQKGSIYLNATASQNDPTVTMAEVKEREEDGNFSDATELETSLAIVNVAVTEKMETESATKLGNNIEVKIGFMDDETEAPDEKNECENFLEEEQADMIDLPHKADNKIEMKLEADNSAAYMRNGPVEGKNPVEIQKRDESILTEDFVKGKGRKQPSGKTNTKTVTSIVRKEESKKVLNMEENLNGKKIEENAAEKESTEPHRAGQGKSRIISRKKSKNSVEAEKENKPAVDGDQYASLDDKRVGETAAKSNKAPVKFNHKVSKSNLGSTTGREVTKQVKAEPLWFILSGHRLQRKEYQKVIKSLKGKLCRDSHQWSYQATHYIAPGPIRRTEKFFAAAASGRWILKTDYLTACSQAGRFLAEESYEWHKNGLSEDGTINLEAPRKWRLLKERTGHGAFYGMRIIIYGECMTPPLDTLKRVVKAGDGTILATSPPYTRFITSGVDFAIISPGITRADVWVQEFLKHKIPCIVADYLVDYVCKPGNSLERHVLYNTNDLAEKSFSNLLSKAEMIPEDLTMSKDCDGGDDIACEVCCSCDRGEDMLICGDECGSVGCGAGIHIDCCDPPLESIPEEDWFCPKCSGSRSTSPKKKRIKKALH is encoded by the exons ATGCTGGAAACAGATTCTCATTCCAAAACGTTTCTCGGCGTCCGTTTCGTTCTCTTTGGTTTCGATCCCATCAGCGAAACCGAG GTTAAATCAAAGCTTGTCAATGGCGGCGGCGTTGATGCTGTTCAGTATAGTGAGAACTGCACTCACGTCATTGTCGATAAGATTGTTTAC gaTGATCCTGTATGTGTTGGTGCAAGAAATGATGGAAAGACGGTTGTGAGAGGATTATGGGTTAATCATAGTTTTGATATTGGGATGCCTGTTGATGCCACTTCt ATAATGTATCGACCGCTTAGAGATTTGAATGGAATTCCGCGTGCCAAGAATATAACAATGTGCTTGACTGGGTACCAACGCCAAGATCGAGATGACATTATG ACCATGGTTGGCTTGATGGGGGCACATTTTTCTAAGCCATTGGTGGCTAACAGAGTTACTCATCTCATCTGCTACAAATTTGAAG GTGAGAAGTATGAGCTTGCcaataaaatgaagaagataaagCTTGTTAATCATCGATGGTTGGAAGATTG CTTAAGAAATTGGGAGCTTCTTCCAGAAGATAATTATAGCAAGAG TGGCTATGAGTTGGAGATGCTGGAAGCTGAAGCAAAAGACTCTGAGGATGAAGCTGAGGGTACCAGTGTGAAGCAACCAAGTTGTGAAAATGTGAATAAGAGTCAGAATTTAAAAGCTGGAACATCCAAGTCTTGTGAAATGCCCAAAACTGGGGAAGTGCTGAAAGTATCACATAATTTGAGTGAGCCTGAAGGTCTATCAAGGGTGCCTGGCCATTTGGACGCTTGTGGCTTCAAGGGTGCCTCTTCCAATGATCCACCTGATCCAAAAGAGAGGACTCCTATTTCTACAAGGACAAGCAATGACTTGGAATTTGTTTCTAGAATTGTTGAAAGGCCTTCTCATTCTGATGCTAAGTATAATGCTACAATAAGTTACACAAGGAGAACTCCACGAAGGTCCCCATCATCAATTTACCCTGGAAACTCAGGCAACACTAGAGGCTCTCCTAAAGTTCTCTTAGGTGAATCCGTCAACAAGTCTTCTGCCAAAGTTCTGAATCCATCAGTTACAAACGCAGTTCAAGGTTCTGAACCAACACATTTGGTGGATGGTCCATCTAGGATTAATAACCATTCTCCTCTTGGCAATACTGGTCACTCTGTGCATGATATGAGTAGTATGAATGCTGTGCTAAACTCACATGCCAAATATTCAACAGCCAAGTCATCAAAATTTAGTAGAAACACGGTCACAGAAGATAACGCTTTCCTTGCAAATATGGTCTTGGAAACTGGTGAAAATGAGAGTGCAAATAATAAGACACCACAACCATCCTCCAGGGACTTGAGAGAGAACAACTTGGTCCTCAGGTCTGATAGTGGAGGTTTTGTTGTTGAAAGATATGAACAGATGGTTGCAGAAGCAGGGGAGCCACAAAATCAGCAGCAAGATGGAGGCGGTCCATTTTCACTTAAGGAATTAGAGATAGATAAATCTGACATGCTTTCTGATTTGCATGTGCTTCGGGCAGGAAAAGATGACTTCATTACAAAGCCAGTTAGGAAGAAGATGATTGCCAAAAAGACTTTAGGTTctagatcaaaattgaaaagcaatGAGAGCCAGAAAGGTTCCATATACTTAAATGCAACTGCTTCTCAAAATGATCCTACAGTTACTATGGCTGAggtgaaagagagagaagaggatgGGAATTTTTCTGATGCCACTGAGCTTGAGACATCCCTGGCAATTGTCAATGTTGCAGTAACAGAGAAGATGGAGACGGAAAGTGCTACAAAGCTGGGGAATAATATTGAGGTTAAGATTGGTTTCATGGATGATGAGACTGAGGCTCCAGATGAGAAAAATGAATGTGAAAACTTTCTCGAAGAAGAGCAGGCTGACATGATTGATTTGCCACATAAAGCAGATAATAAGATAGAAATGAAATTAGAAGCAGATAATTCTGCAGCTTACATGCGCAATGGTCCGGTAGAAGGGAAAAATCCAGTTGAAATACAAAAGAGGGATGAATCAATCTTGACAGAAGATTTtgtaaaaggaaaaggaaggaagCAGCCTTCAGGTAAGACCAATACCAAGACTGTTACTTCGATTGTTAGAAAAGAAGAGTCTAAGAAAGTTCTGAATATGGAAGAGAATCTTAATGGCAAGAAAATTGAGGAGAATGCTGCAGAAAAGGAAAGCACTGAGCCACATCGTGCAGGTCAAGGTAAAAGCAGAATTATATCTAGGAAAAAGTCCAAGAACTCTGTGGAAGCTGAGAAGGAGAATAAGCCTGCTGTTGATGGAGATCAATATGCAAGTCTGGATGACAAGCGTGTTGGTGAAACAGCTGCTAAATCCAATAAAGCACCGGTGAAGTTTAATCATAAGGTTAGTAAAAGTAATCTTGGTTCTACAACAGGAAGAGAGGTTACAAAGCAAGTGAAAGCCGAACCCCTATGGTTTATATTGAGTGGGCATAGATTGCAAAGGAAGGAGTACCAGAAAGTTATTAAGAGTTTGAAAGGAAAACTCTGCAGAGATTCTCATCAATGGTCATACCAGGCAACACACTACATAGCTCCAGGCCCAATTCGCAGGACAGAAAAGTTTTTTGCTGCTGCAGCATCTGGAAG GTGGATTCTTAAGACGGATTATTTAACTGCTTGTAGTCAGGCAGGGAGGTTCTTGGCAGAGGAATCTTATGAATGGCACAAGAATGGCCTTAGCGAAGATGGAACAATTAACTTAGAGGCTCCAAGGAAGTGGCGGCTGTTGAAGGAGAGAACAGGTCATGGAGCCTTCTATGGGATGCGTATTATCATTTATGGAGAATGCATGACACCACCTTTG GATACTCTGAAACGTGTAGTGAAGGCAGGGGACGGTACCATCTTAGCAACTTCTCCTCCTTACACCCGTTTTATTACATCTGGAGTTGACTTTGCTATCATCAGTCCTGGCATAACACGAGCAGATGTGTGGGTCCAAGAGTTCTTAAAACATAAGATACCCTGCATCGTTGCTGATTACTTGGTGGACTATGTCTGCAAGCCTGGGAATTCTCTTGAGAGACATGTACTGTACAATACCAATGATCTGGCAGAGAAGTCATTTTCCAACCTTTTGAGCAAGGCAGAAATGATTCCTGAGGACTTGACAATGTCAAAGGATTGTGATGGTGGTGATGATATAGCCTGTGAAGTTTGTTGTTCTTGCGATAGAGGGGAAGATATGCTGATATGCGGTGATGAATGTGGCTCTGTTGGCTGTGGGGCTGGGATACATATAGACTGCTGCGATCCTCCTCTTGAAAGCATTCCAGAAGAGGATTGGTTTTGTCCAAAGTGTAGCGGAAGCAGGAGCACCAGCCCtaagaagaaaaggattaaaaaggCACTTCATTAA